The proteins below are encoded in one region of Sphaerodactylus townsendi isolate TG3544 linkage group LG06, MPM_Stown_v2.3, whole genome shotgun sequence:
- the IFT27 gene encoding intraflagellar transport protein 27 homolog isoform X2 translates to MVKLAAKCIVAGDPAVGKSALVQMFCSDGAHFQKNYTLTTGVELLVKTVPVSETSDSVELFIFDSAGKELFAEMLEKLWEQPNAVCIVYDVTNEQSFHNCAKWLERLRTQTSGIRIPGVLVGNKTDLINRRVVEQKQAQEWAETNDLEYCEISVKEMENYEVPFRIMANSFHRLYKEKVEIFHSLVPHIVC, encoded by the exons ATGGTGAAGCTGGCTGCCAAATGCATCGTGGCAG GTGATCCAGCAGTGGGAAAGAGTGCCTTGGTCCAGATGTTTTGCAGTGATGGGGCTCATTTCCAGAAAAACTACACATTG ACAACAGGAGTGGAACTGCTGGTGAAGACAGTACCTGTTTCAGAAACCAGTGATAGTGTG GAACTTTTCATCTTTGACTCAGCAGGCAAGGAACTGTTTGCTGAGATGCTAGAGAAATTG TGGGAGCAGCCCAATGCTGTGTGCATTGTATATGATGTTACCAATGAGCAGTCATTCCATAACTGTGCCAAATGGCTAGAGAGGCTGAGAACCCAGACTTCTGGAATACGTATCCCAG gtgTGCTAGTGGGCAATAAGACGGATTTGATTAATAGGCGGGTTGTGGAGCAGAAACAGGCACAAGAGTGGGCAGAGACCAATGACCTCGAATACTGTGAGATATCAGTT aaagagaTGGAAAATTATGAAGTCCCTTTTCGCATTATGGCCAACTCATTTCATCGATTGTACAAAGAGAAGGTGGAAATCTTCCACTCGCTTGT acCTCATATTGTTTGTTAA